From the Nitrospira sp. genome, the window CGTCCCGCCGCCGAAGTAGACCGATTGCAACGGTTCGGATCCAAAGAGCCGCTGCTCACCGTAGAGGCGCAGTTCGGTCATCAGGGACCCCAGAAACTCCTCCGCGGCGCGCGCGTGATGGATTTCGAGATAGAAGGCGCAGAAATGGCAGCGCTGATGGCAGAAGGGCACGTGAATGTAGAGGCCGCGGCCGGTCGCCTGACGCATGGCTGTTCGTCCGGTTAGGGTGCGGGTGAAAAATCCCGGGTCATCGCGACTTCAATTTCTTCCGTCGGCGATTTCCCGCGATTGCGGACATGGGCCTTCCATGCGGGATATTCCCGTAGCGTCTCGAAGAGATTTTTGATGAGCACCGGTTTGATCTGCAGCTCCCATTCACGAAGCCACGCATGTTCATCGTGGGGACCTTCATAATCGTCGGGGAATTGCGCTTCGAGACTGATTCGAAAGACAAACGATTTATCTTCTGACCACATCTGTGGACTCCTATCGGCTGATGATTGCGAACAGGAACCGACCTTACTTATAATATTTTAAATCTCAAGGAGTACAGCACCATGCCCATATTCGAGTACGTCTGTAAGGAATGCAACCATCGGTTTGAACTGCTGGTCCGGGGCGACGTCGTGCCGGCCTGTCCCGCGTGCAAGGGCACGGGCCTCGACAAGCAGTTTTCCGCCTTCGGAGTCGGCGCAACCGGCGGATGGCCAGTCACCTCCAGTTCCGGCGGTGGCTGTGGTTCCTGCGGGGATCCTCGCGGCCCCGGTTCCTGTTCGATGAACTGATATTTTTTTATTTTACTGGATCATCCTCATCATGGACGAGCAGGAAGCGCAGGTGCGTCGTGCGATCGGGACGCTCTTACAGTCGGATCCGTTGATCAAGTTGCTGCAGGAAGTCAGGATGGGAAGGATGAAAGCCACCGACCCCGGCTTACGGGCGGTGACGGAATCCTGGATCGGCGTCTATGCGCAGGTCTTGAAATCCCAGCCGCTGCCTGCGGCCTCGTTACCCCGCCTGGATCCTTCACCACGGCTTCAGGTGCTGGTCGATATGGGCGTGTTGTCGTGGGACCATCCTGGAACACAAGACCTTCGCGACCTCTTTCAGCGGATGTCGGTACCCGCCGCCTGAGCCATGATTCGATTCGACAGAGGGGTGCGACTCCTCCTGACCCTCCTGCTGTGTGGATCTCTGATTCCAGGCACGGCGGAAGCCGAAGAATCGGCGGGTGTCAGGCCGTTGCGCAACGGCCTGGCTGCCGCTCTGGAGAGCCTTCCCGCTCAGACCCATCTCCTTCTCGATCAGCCATCGATTGAACAGTTTCTTGTTGAACTGGACGGTGCGCCGCCCGATTGGGTCACGGTCTATGGGCAGGGGCACCATGACCCGGGGCATGACGAACGGCTCTTTGCGCTCAACCGCGAGCGCGATGCCCGGCGTGAGGGGAAGGCGCCGCTGGAGTGGCTGATTGCCTTTGTCTGGCTCGGCGAACTGTCCGGGTTCGATGAGCAGGAGGGCGGATTCCGCGTCGTCCTGGGGCCGAAGTTCAATCGAACCGCATGGGGTGAGGTGCGGTTCAAGCATGAGGACCTGCCGTCCACGCTCATTGCCTTGGCCGGGCAGGAGACCGCCAGGCTCAGGGCGAGGATCCAGCGAGGA encodes:
- a CDS encoding zinc ribbon domain-containing protein; this encodes MPIFEYVCKECNHRFELLVRGDVVPACPACKGTGLDKQFSAFGVGATGGWPVTSSSGGGCGSCGDPRGPGSCSMN